In a genomic window of Vicia villosa cultivar HV-30 ecotype Madison, WI unplaced genomic scaffold, Vvil1.0 ctg.000534F_1_1, whole genome shotgun sequence:
- the LOC131629188 gene encoding kinesin-like protein KIN-14I — MAAFSFSVASVVEDVLQQHGTRLKDLDLESRKSEEAALRRYEAAGWLRKMVGVVAAKDLPAEPSEEEFRLGLRSGIILCNVLNKVQPGAVSKVVESPVDSALIPDGAPLSAFQYFENVRNFLVAVQEIGIPTFENSDLEQGGKSSRIVNSVLALKSYSEWKQTGANGVWKFGGTIKPASTAKSFVRKNSEPFTNSLSRTSSVNEKSMTSLTSDVESNKMSSSHSLGMLVRAMLFDKKPDEVPTLVESVLTKVVEEFEHRIASQDEQTKTTSRGLLPQSDGPVAKFTMARKKVDNKNLMETKKEAVIHKNHVADEESRKKVLKQQMLFDERQKDIQELKYTVQTTKAGMQFMQMKFHEEFSNLGMHIHGLAHAASGYHRVLEENRKLYNEVQDLKGSIRVYCRVRPFLSGQPIHLSTVENIEDGVITINVPSKNGKARRSFNFNKVFGPSAAQGEVFADMQPLVRSVLDGFNVCIFAYGQTGSGKTFTMTGPKEITEKSQGVNYRALSDLFFMANQRKDTFRYDVSVQMIEIYNEQVRDLLITDGSNKRLEIRSNSQKGLSVPDASLVQVSSTNDVIELMNLGHKNRAVGATALNDRSSRSHSCLTVHVQGRDLTSGALLRGCMHLVDLAGSERVDKSEATGDRLKEAQHINKSLSALGDVVASLAQKNQHVPYRNSKLTQLLQDSLGGQAKTLMFVHISPEANAIGETISTLKFAERVATVELGAARVNKDGADVKDLKEQIASLKAALARNEGNSDYSLSGSSGKHRTTASELSPYRAVQRGADIVDDPFGCRQPMVDVGNLALQSNTTLRQRTQSFDFDEILTNSPSWPPVNSLVQNCVEDDKETGTGEWVDKVMVNKLDVNKTGNMLGCWEADNGNLSEEFYQKYLPDSSKVYSERSYNMFMRGNQFNIAGSDDTDDVDAATSDSSEHDLLWQFNHSKVTNIANGNESKGRRLVSKSAKSPELSKKSIHSSTAPSPSRKQTSSVSHRTPTRQPAPVDMKRKTGSRK, encoded by the exons ATGGCGGCATTTTCGTTTTCTGTGGCATCTGTTGTTGAGGATGTTCTTCAACAACATGGTACTCGGCTCAAGGATCTTGATTTGGAATCTAGAAAGTCAGAAGAAGCTG CATTAAGAAGATATGAAGCGGCGGGGTGGTTGAGGAAAATGGTTGGAGTTGTTGCAGCTAAAGATTTACCGGCAGAGCCTTCTGAGGAAGAGTTTAGGCTTGGTTTGAGGAGTGGGATCATTCTTTGTAATGTTCTTAATAAGGTTCAACCTGGTGCTGTATCTAAG GTTGTGGAGAGTCCGGTTGATTCTGCACTAATACCCGATGGAGCACCGTTATCGGCGTTTCAGTATTTTGAAAATGTTAGGAACTTTCTAGTGGCTGTTCAGGAAATTGGAATTCCTACCTTTGAGAATTCTGATCTAGAACAA GGAGGAAAATCGTCGAGGATTGTGAACAGTGTGTTGGCCCTTAAATCCTATAGTGAATGGAAACAAACTGGGGCTAATGGTGTGTGGAAATTTGGTGGAACTATCAAACCTGCAAGCACTGCAAAATCTTTTGTGAGGAAAAACTCCGAGCCATTTACCAATTCCTTGTCAAGAACCTCTTCAGTAAATGAAAAATCTATGACTTCTCTAACCTCTGATGTCGAGTCTAATAAAATG TCTAGTTCTCATTCTTTAGGTATGCTTGTTCGCGCAATGCTATTCGATAAGAAGCCGGATGAAGTTCCAACG TTGGTTGAATCTGTTTTGACTAAAGTCGTAGAGGAGTTTGAGCATCGCATTGCAAGCCAGGATGAACAG ACGAAAACAACTTCAAGAGGTTTGTTACCCCAAAGCGATGGACCCGTAGCGAAGTTTACCATGGCAcggaaaaag GTGGATAACAAGAATCTTATGGAAACAAAGAAAGAGGCGGTCATACATAAAAACCATGTTGCCGATGAGGAATCACGAAAAAAAGTTCTGAAGCAGCAAATGCTCTTTGATGAACGGCAAAAAGATATTCAA GAATTGAAATATACAGTTCAAACAACCAAAGCTGGTATGCAGTTCATGCAAATGAAATTTCATGAGGAGTTCTCCAATTTAG GCATGCACATTCATGGCTTAGCTCATGCTGCTTCTGGATATCATAGAGTTCTTGAAGAAAATCGCAAATTATACAATGAAGTCCAGGATCTTAAGG GAAGTATTAGGGTGTACTGTCGAGTAAGACCTTTCTTATCTGGACAACCAATTCATTTGAGTACGGTGGAGAACATAGAAGATGGAGTTATCACGATTAACGTTCCCTCAAAGAATGGGAAAGCACGCAGATCCTTCAACTTCAACAAAGTTTTTGGACCATCCGCAGCCCAAG GGGAGGTCTTCGCTGATATGCAGCCACTCGTTAGGTCCGTTCTTGATGGTTTTAATGTTTGCATATTTGCTTATGGCCAAACAGGATCGGGAAAAACTTTCACCATG aCGGGACCAAAAGAGATCACAGAAAAAAGCCAAGGTGTAAATTACAGGGCTCTAAGTGATCTGTTTTTTATGGCGAATCAAAGAAAGGACACTTTTCGCTATGATGTTTCTGTTCAAATGATTGAAATTTATAATGAGCAAGTCAGAGATCTTTTGATTACCGATGGATCAAACAAAAG ATTAGAAATTCGTAGTAACTCTCAAAAAGGGCTCAGTGTACCAGATGCAAGCCTTGTCCAAGTATCATCAACAAATGATGTTATTGAACTAATGAACCTCGGCCACAAGAACCGTGCTGTTGGAGCAACGGCACTTAATGACCGTAGTAGCCGATCTCATAG TTGCTTGACTGTTCATGTTCAAGGAAGAGACTTGACATCTGGAGCTCTCCTACGGGGATGCATGCATCTGGTTGACTTGGCAGGAAGTGAGAGGGTCGACAAATCAGAGGCGACAGGTGATAGACTGAAAGAGGCACAACATATTAACAAATCTCTTTCAGCTTTGGGTGATGTTGTTGCTTCCCTTGCTCAAAAAAACCAGCATGTCCCTTATAGAAATAGCAAGCTCACGCAGTTACTCCAAGATTCACTTG GAGGACAGGCCAAGACATTAATGTTTGTTCACATTAGTCCAGAGGCCAATGCTATTGGAGAAACAATTAGCACACTGAAATTTGCAGAAAGAGTTGCTACAGTTGAACTTGGCGCTGCTCGAGTAAACAAGGATGGGGCAGATGTCAAAGACCTCAAAGAACAG ATTGCAAGTCTTAAGGCAGCGTTGGCTAGAAATGAAGGAAATTCAGATTATTCTTTGTCCGGAAGCTCTGGAAAACATAGAACAACAGCCAGCGAACTATCACCCTATCGTGCAGTTCAGCGAGGTGCGGATATCGTGGATGATCCCTTTGGATGCCGGCAACCAATGGTTGATGTAGGCAACTTAGCG CTTCAGAGCAATACCACATTGAGACAGAGAACTCAGAGCTTTGATTTTGACGAGATATTAACAAATTCCCCGTCCTGGCCCCCGGTGAATAGTCTTGTTCAAAACTGTGTGGAAGACGATAAAGAAACCGGTACAGGAGAGTGGGTAGACAAGGTCATGGTAAACAAGCTAGATGTGAATAAAACTGGCAACATGCTAGGGTGCTGGGAAGCAGATAATGGTAACTTATCCGAGGAATTTTATCAGAAATATCTTCCAGACTCTTCCAAAGTATACTCGGAACGATCTTATAATATGTTCATGAGAGGCAACCAGTTTAACATTGCTGGCTCAGATGACACCGATGATGTTGATGCTGCAACCAGCGATTCCTCAGAACATGATTTACTTTGGCAATTTAATCATTCCAAAGTTACAAACATAGCCAATGGAAATGAATCAAAGGGTAGAAGATTAGTCTCAAAGTCAGCAAAAAGTCCTGAATTGAG CAAGAAAAGTATTCATTCTTCTACAGCTCCTTCACCTTCGCGGAAACAAACAAGTAGTGTCTCACATCGAACACCAACAAGGCAACCAGCTCCGGTTGACATGAAACGTAAAACTGGTTCTAGAAAATGA